TGGTGCGCGGACCGATGTCTTCTCTTTACGGTTCCGATGCGCTGGGCGGCGTGGTGAACATTATCACCAAAAAAATCGGCCAGAAATGGACGGGCACCCTGAGCGCCGATTCCACGATTCAGGAGCACCGCGACCGTGGAGACACCTACAACGGTCAGTTCTATACCAGCGGTCCGCTGGTGGACGGCCTGCTGGGGCTGAAAGCCTACGGTAGCCTCGCGAAGCGTGAGAAAGACGGTCAGCAGAAGTCCTCTACCACGGCGAGTGGTGAAACGCCGCGCATTGAGGGCTTCACCAGCCGCGATGCGAATGTGGAGTTCGCCTGGACACCGTCTGAAAACCACGACTTTACGGCGGGCTACGGCTTCGACCGTCAGGATCGCGACTCGGATTCCCTCGATAAAAACCGCCTTGAGCGTCAGAACTACTCTCTCAGCCACAACGGCCGTTGGGGCGTCGGCAACAGCGAGCTGAAGGTTTACGGCGAAAAGGTGGATAACAAAAACCCGGGCAACAGCAATCCGATCACCTCCGAGAGCAACGCGGTGGACGGGAAATACGTGCTGCCTCTGGGCGAAATCAACCAGCTGCTGACCTTCGGCGGGGAATGGCGTCACGATAAGCTGAAGGATCCGGTCAACCTGACGGGCGGTTCCAGCAGCAGTACCTCGACAAGCCAGTATGCCCTGTTCCTTGAAGATGAGTGGCGTATCTTTGAACCTCTGGCGCTGACCACCGGCATCCGTATGGATGACCATGATACCTACGGCGACCACTGGAGCCCGCGAGCCTATCTGGTTTACAACGCGACCGATACCGTAACGGTGAAAGGGGGCTGGGCTACCGCGTTTAAAGCGCCGTCACTGCTCCAGCTGAGCCCGGACTGGGTCACCGGCTCGTGTCGCGGTGCCTGTGAGATTGTCGGTAACCCGGATCTAAAACCGGAAACCAGCGAAAGCTTTGAATTCGGTCTGTACTACAGCGGGGAAGAGGGCTGGTTAGAGGGCGTGCAGGCCAGCGTTACCACCTTCCAGAATAACGTGGATGATCGCATCAGCATCAGCCGTACGGCCAATGCGAAACAGGCGCAGGGCTACCCTAACTACGTTGGCCTGAATGCGGACGGTGAACCAATTTTCCGCTACTACAACGTTAACAAGGCGCGTATCCGCGGGGTGGAGACCGAGCTGAAACTCCCGCTGGCGGACGACTGGAAACTGACCCTGAACTACACCTACAACGACGGCCGTGACATCAGCAACGGCGGCAACAAGCCGCTGTCCGATCTGCCGTTCCACACCGCCAACGGTACCGTTGACTGGAAGGCGACGCAGGACTGGTCGTTCTACGTTCAGGGCAACTACACCGGTGAGAAACGCGCGCTGACCAGCAGTGCACCAACGCCGGGTGGCTATGTCATCTGGAATACCGGCGCCGCGTGGCAGGCGACGAAAAGCGTGAAGCTGCGCGCGGGCGTGCAGAACCTGCTGGATAAAGATCTGAGCCGTGACGATTACAGCTATACGGAAGACGGCCGTCGCTACTTTGTCGGTGTGGATTACAAGTTCTGATGCGGCCAGGGTAAAAGCAAAACGGCAACGTAAGTTGCCGTTTTTAGTATTTGTTCCCTCTCCCTGTGGGAGAGGGCCAGGGTGAGGGCATCAGAGCGCACACACTCGCACTTACCCAAACAAATGCTCCGCATGGAAGCGGAGATGATCCTCAATAAAGGACGCGATGAAGTAATAGCTGTGGTCATACCCCGGCTGAATGCGCAGCGTCAGCGGCCAGTCCTTCTGGCGTGCCGCTTCTGCGAGCACCGCAGGCTGTAGCTGCCCGGCGAGGAACTGATCCGCATCGCCCTGATCGACAAGCACCGGGATCGCATTTGCCGAGCTGCTGGCCAGCATCAGCGCACAGCTGTCCCATTCCTGCCATTTTGCTTCATCTTCACCCAGATAGTTCGTGAAGGCTTTCTGCCCCCACGGCACCTGCGTTGGGTTCACAATTGGCGCAAATGCCGACACGCTGACGTATTTTCCCGGATTTTTTAACGCCATGATCAGCGCCCCGTGACCGCCCATAGAGTGTCCGCTGATGGCGCAGCGGTCGCTTACCGCAAACCCGGACTGAATCAGCGCGGGCAGCTCGTCGCGAATGTAGTCATACATGCGGTAGTGGCCTGCCCACGGCTGCTCGGTCGCATTGAGATAAAACCCGGCGCCATTACCCAGGTCGTATCCTGCATCGTCGGCTACATCATCACCACGCGGGCTGGTATCAGGCATCACCAGCGCAATACCCAGCTCGGCGGCAAGTCGCTGCGCGCCCGCTTTGGTGGTGAAGTTTTCGTCGTTGCAGGTCAGGCCCGAAAGCCAGAACAGAACCGGCGGATTTTCCGTCGGCGGCAGGAAAATGCTGAACGTCATCGCACAGTTCAGGACGGTGGAGTCATGCCGCCAGCGCTGCTGTCGACCTTCAAAACAACGGTGCTCTTCGAGCAGTTCCATGCAGGGCTCCTTAATGAGAATGCGTATTCATAAAAACCATAATACAGTCTTTTCATTGACCTGTGAGTAACTTTCACTTTCGCCAGACGGCGAGATGCTGCATCATAAATTTACTTTTCTTTAACAATTGGAGCGGTCATGGCGCTGCGTATTGCGCTCAGTGGGTTTGTCGTTCTGGTGGTGGCGATGGGGATAGGGCGCTTTGCCTTTACGCCTCAGGTACCGCTCATGATTGCTGCCGGACAGCTTACGCTGACCAGCGCGGGTCTGGTGGCGGCGATGAATTATCTGGGCTATCTGGTGGGCGCATGGGATGCCATGCGCGCGCACCGCTTTGTGGAAACGCGCCTCTGGCTTGGCATCACCGGCGCGGTTGCGCTGACGCTGCTCTCCGCGGCGGCGGATAACGCCGTCGTGCACGGCCTGCTGCGCTTCGTGATTGGCTGCATGAGCGGCTGGTCGATGGTACTCATTGCCGCCTGGACCAACGAACGGCTGGGGCAGCTGGGTAAACCGGGCCTGAGCGCCGCCGTGTTTGCCGGGCCAGGGGCGGGCATTGCCCTGAGCGGGCTGCTCGCCGTCTATATCCAGGCGAAATCCCTTTCGGCCGGGGCGGCATGGCAAATCTACGGCGTGCTGGCGCTGGTGCTGATTGCGCTGGTGGCGCGCTACCTGCCGCGATCCGGGCAGCTCCATCGCCCCGGCACCGCGCCGGAGCCGCTGGTGCTGACGGCGGATTTAAAGCGCCTGGTCTGGAGCTACAGCCTGGCCGGGTTTGGCTATATCCTCCCGGCGACATTCCTGTCGCAAATGGCTGCGGTGCGTTTTCCCGGCAGCCTGTTCGCCCAGTTTGTCTGGCCGATTTTTGGTATCGCCGCCGTGGTGGGCATTGCGCTCAGTATTCTTTTACGCCACACCTCAACGGCGAACCGCAGGCTGGCTATCGTGCTGTGGTTACAGGGGGCTGGCGTGCTGGCGGCCTGGCTTCTGCCGGGGATTGGCGGTTTGCTGACGGGCGGGCTGCTGGTGGGCGGCGGTTTTTTGTGTGCCGTGCAGCTCTCTCTTTTATACGGCCGCGAGCTGGCGCCAAACCATACGCGCTATATGGCAGGCCTGCTCACCACCGGGTATGCGATTGGTCAATTGATTGGCCCGATGACCTCGGCGTTATCAACCTGGCTTACCCACCGGCTGGAGCCCGCGCTGGGGCTGGCGGGCGTTGCGCTGTTCGTCGGCGGAGCGCTGGTCTGGAATCGTCACGCTGAAAGGCAACAGCAATTGCAATAATTATCGTCGTGAATACTGGATTATGTGCGCCGCCTCACGCACAATGAGCGCATACTTTTGCCACAACGAGGGCAAAAGACGCCACACCTGCAGGAGAACAAAATGTCATCACTCAGTAAAGAAGCTGCCCTGGTCCACGAAGCCCTGGTTGCGCGCGGTCTTGAAACGCCACTGCGTCCGCCCGTACAGGATTTGGACAATGAAACCCGCAAGCGTCTGATTGCCGGTCATATGACCGAGATCATGGAGCTGCTGAATCTCGATCTGAGTGACGACAGTCTGATGGAGACGCCGCACCGCATCGCGAAAATGTACGTCGACGAAATTTTTTCCGGGCTGGATTACGCCAACTTCCCGAAAATCACCGTCATTGAAAACAAGATGAAAGTGGATGAAATGGTGACTGTACGCGATATCACGCTGACCAGCACCTGCGAACACCACTTCGTGACCATCGACGGTAAAGCGACCGTGGCGTATATCCCAAAAGATACGGTGATTGGCCTGTCGAAAATCAACCGCATCGTGCAGTTCTTTGCTCAGCGTCCGCAGGTGCAGGAGCGTCTGACGCAGCAGATCCTGACCGCGCTGCAAACGCTGCTGGGCACCAATAACGTGGCCGTCTCTATCGACGCGGTTCACTACTGCGTGAAGGCGCGCGGCGTGCGTGATGCGACCAGTGCAACGACCACCACGTCGCTGGGCGGCCTGTTTAAATCGAGCCAGAATACCCGCCAGGAGTTCCTGCGCGCCGTACGTCACCACAACTAAGTCTTACAGGGCAGGAACCATGGAGCGAAACGTCACGCTCGATTTTGTTCGCGGCGTCGCCATTCTCGGTATCCTGCTGCTTAATATCAGCGCCTTCGGCCTGCCGAAGGCGGCTTATCTCAATCCTGCCTGGTATGGCGACATCACGCGCAGTGATGCATGGACCTGGGCTGTTCTCGATCTCTTCGCACAGGTTAAATTCCTCACGCTGTTTGCCCTGCTGTTTGGTGCAGGTCTGCAACTCCTTCTCAAACGCGGTACGCGCTGGATCCAGTCGCGCCTGACGCTGCTGGTTCTCCTCGGCTTTATCCACGGCCTGTTCTTCTGGGACGGCGATATTCTTCTCGCGTATGGGTTAGTCGGGCTCATCTGCTGGCGTCTGATTCGCGATGCGCACAGCGTAAAAAGCCTGTTTAACACCGGCGTGATGCTCTATGTCATGGGGCTTGCTGTATTGCTGCTGCTGGGGATGATCTCCGGCGAGGCGACGAACCGTTCCTGGATCCCGGATGCCGCTAACCTGCAGTACGAACAGTACTGGAAGCTGAAGGGCGGTACGGAAGCGATAAGCAACCGCGCGGATATGCTGGGGGATAACCTCCTTGCGCTGGGCGCGCAATACGGCTGGCAGCTGGCGGGCATGATGCTGATGGGCGCGTCACTGATGCGCACCGGCTGGCTGAAAGGGGAGTTCAGCCTGCGTCACTATCGGCGAACGGGTGTCGGGCTGGTGCTGATCGGCGTGCTGATTAACCTCCCGGCGATAATCACGCAGTGGCATATCCACTGGGATTACCGCTGGTGCGCGTTCCTGCTCCAGGTGCCGCGCGAACTGAGCGCGCCGTTCCAGACCATCGGCTACGCGGCGCTGATCTATGGCTACTGGCCAACGCTTTCCCGCCTGTGGATCGTCAGCGCTATCGCCTGCGTGGGCCGCATGGCGTTGAGCAATTACCTGCTACAAACGCTGATATGCACCACGCTTTTCTATCGCTTTGGCCTGTTTATGAAATTCGACCGCCTCACGCTGCTGGCGTTTGTTATTCCGGTCTGGGTGATTAACCTGGCGTTTTCTGTTCTCTGGCTACGCTATTTCCGCCAGGGACCGCTGGAGTGGGTGTGGCGTCAGTTAACCGCACATGCTTCAGGGGTATCATTGAGGAACACATCCAGATAACGATCTGGATCACAATCATTAACAAAACGGATGTAAGCGTTTTCATGAGTGTGAGCTTCTTCACGTAGTCCCCTTTCTCTCGCTGCCAAAATAGCCACCTTGCTAAACACAGGGGGTGTCTGTGAGTTGCTGCAATCCTTTGAAGGATGGTGAATATGATCACCATTCGTGACGTCGCCCGTCAGGCGGGCGTTTCTGTGGCTACCGTCTCACGCGTGCTGAACAATAGCGCGCTGGTCAGCCCTGAAACCCGTGAAACCGTAATGAAAGCCGTGACCCAGCTCGGGTACCGGCCAAATGCCAATGCCCAGGCGCTTGCGACGCAGGTCAGCGACACCATCGGCGTGGTGGTGATGGATGTATCGGATGCCTTTTTCGGCGCGCTGGTCAAAGCGGTCGACGTGGTCGCCCAGCAGCATCAAAAATATGTCCTGATCGGCAATAGCTATCATGAGGCGGAAAAGGAGCGCCATGCCATCGAAGTGCTGATCCGCCAGCGCTGTAACGCCTTGATTGTCCATTCAAAAGCCTTGAGCGATGAAGAGCTAACCGGCTTTATGGATCAGATCCCGGGCATGGTGTTGATCAACCGCATCGTCCCCGGCTATGCCCATCGCTGCGTCGGGCTGGATAACGTCAGCGGCGCCATGATGGCGACGAAAATGCTCATCAACAACGGGCATCAGCGGATCGGTTATCTGGCCTCCAGCCATCATATTGAAGATGACGACCTGCGGCGCGAGGGGTGGCAAAACGCCCTGAAAGAGCACGGCATTACGCCGTCAGAAAGCTGGACGGGCACCGGTACGCCGGACATGCAGGGCGGCGAGGCGGCGATGGTGGAGCTGCTGGGCCGCAACCTGCAGCTTACTGCGGTGTTTGCCTATAACGACAGCATGGCGGCAGGCGCCCTGACGGCGCTGAAAGATAACGGCATTGCGGTGCCACAGCATTTATCACTCATTGGTTTTGATGATATCCCGATTGCCCGTTACACCGACCCGCAGCTGACAACGGTGCGTTACCCCATTGCCTCTATGGCGAAACTGGCGACTGAGCTGGCGTTACAGGGGGCGGCAGGGCTGCTGGATCCGGGCGCAACGCACTGTTTCATGCCGACTTTAGTGCGTCGGCACTCCGTCGCGGCCCGGCAAATTGTGGTTCCGATCACTAACTGATTACTTGAGGTGATGTAACCGTTTTCAATCTGTGAGTAAATTCACAGTATCTTAACAAGACGCTGACTATGATGTCAGCGTTTTAGGGGCTGAAACGCTATGTAACGGTGATTATTCACTTTCACTATAGCCAATGTGCCGCAAACAACGAATAAAACGCATTTCTGGAGCGTTACCGAACACGGAAGATAGAAATTTTATAAGTGAACTTCGGCTGTCAGTAACGTTTTATTAACACCTGCCCGCCGATCGTTATTCACAAGAACTACCCTGCATAAAAAAAACCGGAGATACCATGAATAAGAAGGTGTTGACCCTGTCTGCCGTAATGGCAAGCATGCTTTTTGGTGCAGCAGCGCACGCTGCGGATACCCGTATTGGTGTGACCATCTATAAATACGACGACAACTTCATGTCTGTTGTACGTAAAGCGATTGAGAAAGATGCGAAAGCAGCGCCAGACGTTCAGCTGCTGATGAACGACTCCCAGAACGACCAGTCCAAACAGAACGACCAGATCGACGTTCTGCTGGCGAAAGGCGTGAAAGCCCTGGCCATCAACCTGGTTGACCCGGCTGCAGCAGGCACGGTTATTGAAAAAGCGCGCGGCCAGAACGTGCCAATCGTCTTCTTCAACAAAGAACCTTCCCGTAAAGCGCTGGATAGCTACGACAAAGCGTATTACGTCGGTACCGACTCCAAAGAGTCCGGTATTATTCAGGGCGATCTGATCGCGAAACACTGGGCGGCGAACCCGAACTGGGACCTGAACAAAGACGGTCAGATTCAGTTCGTGCTGCTGAAAGGCGAACCCGGCCACCCGGATGCTGAAGCCCGTACCACCTACGTTATCAAAGAGCTGAACGACAAGGGTCTGAAAACCCAGCAGCTGGCGTTAGATACCGCGATGTGGGATACCGCTCAGGCGAAAGATAAAATGGACGCGTGGCTGTCCGGCCCTAACGCAAACAAAATCGAAGTGGTTATCGCGAACAACGATGCGATGGCAATGGGTGCGGTAGAAGCGCTGAAAGCACACAACAAATCCTCCATTCCTGTGTTCGGCGTAGATGCACTGCCAGAAGCGCTGGCGCTGGTTAAATCCGGTGCGATGGCCGGTACCGTTCTGAACGATGCCAACAACCAGGCGAAAGCGACCTTCGATCTGGCGAAAAACCTGGCCGATGGCAAAGGCGCGGCAGATGGCACCAGCTGGAAAATTGAAAACAAAATCGTTCGCGTACCTTACGTGGGCGTAGACCAGTCCAACCTGGCTGAGTTTATCGGTAAATAAGTTAGCGGTACTGTCTCCACTGGGCGCAATTCGTTGCGCCCTTTTATAACGCGATATGCGAGGCCAACAAGGTATAATTATGGTCAGCACAAATACTCAGTCATCCGGTGAATACCTGTTGGAAATGAGCGGTATCAACAAGTCATTTCCCGGCGTTAAGGCACTCGATAATGTTAATTTAAAAGTTCGTCCTCACTCTATTCATGCCCTGATGGGGGAGAACGGTGCGGGTAAATCAACATTATTAAAATGTCTTTTTGGGATCTATCAAAAAGATTCTGGCAGCATTCTTTTTCAGGGGAAAGAGATCGATTTCCATTCAGCGAAAGAAGCACTGGAAAACGGTATCTCGATGGTTCACCAGGAATTAAACCTGGTGCTGCAGCGTTCAGTCATGGATAACATGTGGTTGGGGCGTTATCCAACCAAGGGTGTCTTTGTCGATCAGGACAAAATGTATCGCGACACCAAAGCGATTTTTGATGAGCTGGATATTGATATCGATCCGCGCGCCCGCGTGGGAACATTATCCGTCTCCCAGATGCAGATGATCGAAATCGCCAAAGCGTTCTCCTATGATGCGAAAATCGTCATTATGGACGAACCGACATCGTCATTAACGGAAAAAGAGGTTAATCACCTTTTTACCATTATTCGTAAGCTAAAAGATCGCGGCTGCGGCATTGTGTATATCTCCCACAAAATGGAAGAGATCTTCCAGCTGTGCGATGAGATTACCATTCTGCGCGACGGTCAGTGGATTGCCACGCAGCCGCTGGAAGGGCTGGACATGGACAAGATCATCGCCATGATGGTCGGCCGTTCCCTTAACCAGCGCTTCCCGGACAAAGAAAACAAGCCGGGCGAAGTGATCCTGGAAGTGCGCAATCTGACCTCGTTACGTCAGCCGTCTATTCGCGATGTCTCCTTCGACCTGCACAAGGGCGAAATCCTGGGGATTGCCGGTCTGGTCGGGGCAAAACGTACCGATATCGTGGAAACCCTGTTCGGTATCCGTGAGAAAGCCGAAGGCACTATTACGCTGCACGGTAAGAAAATTAACAACCACAACGCCAACGAAGCCATTAATAATGGTTTTGCGCTGGTGACGGAAGAGCGTCGTTCGACCGGTATTTATGCCTATCTGGATATTAACTTTAACTCGTTAATTTCTAACATTCGCAATTACAAAAACAAAGTCGGGCTGCTGGATAACTCCCGCATGAAGAGCGATACCCAATGGGTTATTGACTCCATGCGCGTGAAAACGCCGGGACACCGCACCCAAATTGGTTCGCTGTCAGGCGGTAACCAGCAGAAAGTCATTATCGGACGTTGGTTATTAACCCAGCCAGAAATTCTGATGCTGGATGAACCGACCCGCGGCATTGACGTCGGCGCGAAGTTTGAAATTTATCAGCTGATTGCCGAACTGGCGAAAAAGAATAAAGGGATCATTATTATTTCTTCCGAAATGCCGGAATTGTTAGGGATCACGGATCGTATTCTGGTTATGAGCAATGGTCTCGTTGCCGGTATTGTTGACACCAAAACGACAACGCAAAACGAAATTTTGCGTCTTGCGTCTTTGCACCTTTAAGATCAGGGGCTCCTCATGAGTGCGTTAAATAAAAAAAGTTTTCTCACTTACCTGAAAGAAGGCGGTATTTACGTTGTTCTTTTAGTACTGCTGGCTATCATCATTTTCCAGGACCCTACGTTCTTAAGCCTGCTGAACCTGAGTAACATTCTGACCCAGTCCTCCGTGCGTATTATCATTGCGCTGGGCGTGGCGGGCCTGATCGTAACCCAGGGGACGGACCTTTCTGCCGGTCGTCAGGTGGGTCTGGCGGCGGTTATCGCGGCAACCCTGCTGCAGTCGATGGAAAACGCCAACAAGGTCTTCCCGGAAATGGCCACCATGCCGATTTTCGTGGTGATCCTGATTGTCTGCGCCATCGGTGCGGTGATTGGTCTGATCAACGGTATCATTATCGCCTACCTGAACGTGACGCCGTTTATCACCACGCTGGGTACGATGATCATCGTTTACGGTATCAACTCCCTGTACTACGACTTTGTCGGTGCTTCCCCCATCTCGGGTTTTGACAGCGGCTTCTCGACCTTTACGCAAGGGTTCATCGCGCTGGGCAGCTTCCGCCTGTCGTATATCACCTTCTATGCGCTGATTGCGGTGGCCTTCGTCTGGATCCTGTGGAACAAAACGCGCTTTGGTAAAAACATCTTCGCAATCGGCGGTAACCCGGAAGCGGCGAAAGTGTCCGGCGTGAACGTTGCCCTGAACCTGCTCATCATTTATGCCCTGTCCGGCGTGTTCTACGCCTTCGGCGGGATGCTGGAAGCGGGCCGTATCGGCTCTGCAACCAACAACCTTGGCTTCATGTACGAGCTGGATGCGATCGCAGCCTGCGTGGTGGGCGGCGTCTCCTTCAGCGGCGGCGTGGGTACGGTACTGGGCGTGGTGACCGGTGTGATTATCTTCACCGTCATCAACTACGGCTTGACCTATATCGGCGTGAACCCGTACTGGCAGTACATCATCAAAGGCGCCATCATTATCTTCGCGGTTGCGCTGGATTCACTGAAGTACGCGCGTAAGAAGTAATTGCTCCTCGCGTTATCCGGCCCGCTCATCGAGCGGGCTTTTTTATGCCTTATGCCAGCTGTGACTCCTCTCGGGTCACGATGCGCTCAAACCAGTCGAGTTCAGAGAGCTTGCAGGCGACCCACTGTTCGGAAAAAGCGTCGCCCAGGCTGTCGGTGAGGTACTGACAGCGGGCAAAGGTCTCAATCGCCTCCTGCTGAAACAGCGGCAGCGCGGGTTCATCATGCTGCGGTTCGGGCAAATCCTCGTCGTCGATGTTTTCCAGCCCGTACAGCATGCCGGTCAGGATAGTTGCTGCCACCAGATAGGGATTGGCATCGGCCCCGGCCAGCCGGTACTCGATACGACGGTTGTGGTCATCCGAGCAGGGAATACGCAGGGCGGCGGAGCGGGTGTTATAGCCCCAGGAGTTAAATACGGGCTCCGTCAGGTTTTTACGCAGGCGACGAAACGCGTT
This region of Enterobacter asburiae genomic DNA includes:
- a CDS encoding YbfB/YjiJ family MFS transporter is translated as MALRIALSGFVVLVVAMGIGRFAFTPQVPLMIAAGQLTLTSAGLVAAMNYLGYLVGAWDAMRAHRFVETRLWLGITGAVALTLLSAAADNAVVHGLLRFVIGCMSGWSMVLIAAWTNERLGQLGKPGLSAAVFAGPGAGIALSGLLAVYIQAKSLSAGAAWQIYGVLALVLIALVARYLPRSGQLHRPGTAPEPLVLTADLKRLVWSYSLAGFGYILPATFLSQMAAVRFPGSLFAQFVWPIFGIAAVVGIALSILLRHTSTANRRLAIVLWLQGAGVLAAWLLPGIGGLLTGGLLVGGGFLCAVQLSLLYGRELAPNHTRYMAGLLTTGYAIGQLIGPMTSALSTWLTHRLEPALGLAGVALFVGGALVWNRHAERQQQLQ
- the mglA gene encoding galactose/methyl galactoside ABC transporter ATP-binding protein MglA; protein product: MVSTNTQSSGEYLLEMSGINKSFPGVKALDNVNLKVRPHSIHALMGENGAGKSTLLKCLFGIYQKDSGSILFQGKEIDFHSAKEALENGISMVHQELNLVLQRSVMDNMWLGRYPTKGVFVDQDKMYRDTKAIFDELDIDIDPRARVGTLSVSQMQMIEIAKAFSYDAKIVIMDEPTSSLTEKEVNHLFTIIRKLKDRGCGIVYISHKMEEIFQLCDEITILRDGQWIATQPLEGLDMDKIIAMMVGRSLNQRFPDKENKPGEVILEVRNLTSLRQPSIRDVSFDLHKGEILGIAGLVGAKRTDIVETLFGIREKAEGTITLHGKKINNHNANEAINNGFALVTEERRSTGIYAYLDINFNSLISNIRNYKNKVGLLDNSRMKSDTQWVIDSMRVKTPGHRTQIGSLSGGNQQKVIIGRWLLTQPEILMLDEPTRGIDVGAKFEIYQLIAELAKKNKGIIIISSEMPELLGITDRILVMSNGLVAGIVDTKTTTQNEILRLASLHL
- the galS gene encoding HTH-type transcriptional regulator GalS, with translation MITIRDVARQAGVSVATVSRVLNNSALVSPETRETVMKAVTQLGYRPNANAQALATQVSDTIGVVVMDVSDAFFGALVKAVDVVAQQHQKYVLIGNSYHEAEKERHAIEVLIRQRCNALIVHSKALSDEELTGFMDQIPGMVLINRIVPGYAHRCVGLDNVSGAMMATKMLINNGHQRIGYLASSHHIEDDDLRREGWQNALKEHGITPSESWTGTGTPDMQGGEAAMVELLGRNLQLTAVFAYNDSMAAGALTALKDNGIAVPQHLSLIGFDDIPIARYTDPQLTTVRYPIASMAKLATELALQGAAGLLDPGATHCFMPTLVRRHSVAARQIVVPITN
- the fghA gene encoding S-formylglutathione hydrolase, whose amino-acid sequence is MELLEEHRCFEGRQQRWRHDSTVLNCAMTFSIFLPPTENPPVLFWLSGLTCNDENFTTKAGAQRLAAELGIALVMPDTSPRGDDVADDAGYDLGNGAGFYLNATEQPWAGHYRMYDYIRDELPALIQSGFAVSDRCAISGHSMGGHGALIMALKNPGKYVSVSAFAPIVNPTQVPWGQKAFTNYLGEDEAKWQEWDSCALMLASSSANAIPVLVDQGDADQFLAGQLQPAVLAEAARQKDWPLTLRIQPGYDHSYYFIASFIEDHLRFHAEHLFG
- the folE gene encoding GTP cyclohydrolase I FolE; this encodes MSSLSKEAALVHEALVARGLETPLRPPVQDLDNETRKRLIAGHMTEIMELLNLDLSDDSLMETPHRIAKMYVDEIFSGLDYANFPKITVIENKMKVDEMVTVRDITLTSTCEHHFVTIDGKATVAYIPKDTVIGLSKINRIVQFFAQRPQVQERLTQQILTALQTLLGTNNVAVSIDAVHYCVKARGVRDATSATTTTSLGGLFKSSQNTRQEFLRAVRHHN
- the mglC gene encoding galactose/methyl galactoside ABC transporter permease MglC, producing MSALNKKSFLTYLKEGGIYVVLLVLLAIIIFQDPTFLSLLNLSNILTQSSVRIIIALGVAGLIVTQGTDLSAGRQVGLAAVIAATLLQSMENANKVFPEMATMPIFVVILIVCAIGAVIGLINGIIIAYLNVTPFITTLGTMIIVYGINSLYYDFVGASPISGFDSGFSTFTQGFIALGSFRLSYITFYALIAVAFVWILWNKTRFGKNIFAIGGNPEAAKVSGVNVALNLLIIYALSGVFYAFGGMLEAGRIGSATNNLGFMYELDAIAACVVGGVSFSGGVGTVLGVVTGVIIFTVINYGLTYIGVNPYWQYIIKGAIIIFAVALDSLKYARKK
- the yeiB gene encoding DUF418 domain-containing protein YeiB, producing MERNVTLDFVRGVAILGILLLNISAFGLPKAAYLNPAWYGDITRSDAWTWAVLDLFAQVKFLTLFALLFGAGLQLLLKRGTRWIQSRLTLLVLLGFIHGLFFWDGDILLAYGLVGLICWRLIRDAHSVKSLFNTGVMLYVMGLAVLLLLGMISGEATNRSWIPDAANLQYEQYWKLKGGTEAISNRADMLGDNLLALGAQYGWQLAGMMLMGASLMRTGWLKGEFSLRHYRRTGVGLVLIGVLINLPAIITQWHIHWDYRWCAFLLQVPRELSAPFQTIGYAALIYGYWPTLSRLWIVSAIACVGRMALSNYLLQTLICTTLFYRFGLFMKFDRLTLLAFVIPVWVINLAFSVLWLRYFRQGPLEWVWRQLTAHASGVSLRNTSR
- the cirA gene encoding catecholate siderophore receptor CirA; this translates as MFRLNPFVRGGLCASAMSLALPVIAAESGDTMVVTASATEQNLKDAPASISVITQEDLQRKPVQNLKDVLREVPGVQLTSEGDNRKGVSIRGLDSSYTLILIDGKRVNSRNAVFRHNDFDLNWVPVDAIERIEVVRGPMSSLYGSDALGGVVNIITKKIGQKWTGTLSADSTIQEHRDRGDTYNGQFYTSGPLVDGLLGLKAYGSLAKREKDGQQKSSTTASGETPRIEGFTSRDANVEFAWTPSENHDFTAGYGFDRQDRDSDSLDKNRLERQNYSLSHNGRWGVGNSELKVYGEKVDNKNPGNSNPITSESNAVDGKYVLPLGEINQLLTFGGEWRHDKLKDPVNLTGGSSSSTSTSQYALFLEDEWRIFEPLALTTGIRMDDHDTYGDHWSPRAYLVYNATDTVTVKGGWATAFKAPSLLQLSPDWVTGSCRGACEIVGNPDLKPETSESFEFGLYYSGEEGWLEGVQASVTTFQNNVDDRISISRTANAKQAQGYPNYVGLNADGEPIFRYYNVNKARIRGVETELKLPLADDWKLTLNYTYNDGRDISNGGNKPLSDLPFHTANGTVDWKATQDWSFYVQGNYTGEKRALTSSAPTPGGYVIWNTGAAWQATKSVKLRAGVQNLLDKDLSRDDYSYTEDGRRYFVGVDYKF
- the mglB gene encoding galactose/glucose ABC transporter substrate-binding protein MglB, with protein sequence MNKKVLTLSAVMASMLFGAAAHAADTRIGVTIYKYDDNFMSVVRKAIEKDAKAAPDVQLLMNDSQNDQSKQNDQIDVLLAKGVKALAINLVDPAAAGTVIEKARGQNVPIVFFNKEPSRKALDSYDKAYYVGTDSKESGIIQGDLIAKHWAANPNWDLNKDGQIQFVLLKGEPGHPDAEARTTYVIKELNDKGLKTQQLALDTAMWDTAQAKDKMDAWLSGPNANKIEVVIANNDAMAMGAVEALKAHNKSSIPVFGVDALPEALALVKSGAMAGTVLNDANNQAKATFDLAKNLADGKGAADGTSWKIENKIVRVPYVGVDQSNLAEFIGK